The following are encoded in a window of Podospora pseudoanserina strain CBS 124.78 chromosome 6, whole genome shotgun sequence genomic DNA:
- a CDS encoding hypothetical protein (EggNog:ENOG501G1QI; COG:F): MDPLSIVASSFTLVGALAKLGEAANSAFHCASALKKVDKQYTQTAQDLQSLVNTIKQLDSLKEEISEIDDARIQSFNIDQKALDEHLDSAKELEKTLQKHQKHMRGWRRRWSAVRITFGSEHIKSDLDSSIDRVRNLFGCVSSLHATVQTALALSTREICVSTTQQAIAHHGVTGEKLNRVSLVVEHAAHEVSATRDKIMEIHGMQRQLIFGTSCRPIAETNTKPRSFIVPYPRNPCFVGREDLLCKISACLTPPDEGSSGRAFCVHGLPGIGKTHTAIEFAYRQKDDSKFTHIFWISADSVEKLEQGLVGIARDLGLANSTVFEDRDKLVGLARSWLEKPHDASWLLILDNVDSSQVLNPYWSAFNEGSVLITSRDMIQGLAAVITSPTDSDSVEAFSLPEGAEFIRKRLSTRRIQGLNENTAGDLASKLGLYPLVLDQMVTVIESEPEPMPLSQMHELLKIEFGDELFQNIKPDSPWYQDSAGAAIETHIMNMDKQYRLGLGTIAFFDPDNIPVQLLLSKDRKVACFENEAKLRVILSRLRKSSFIGTANKGIGDDCKRINIHRLVRDCALRMCPDHQMAFENAVHLLRQAFPLHHFSRDHMVEYWEVCEKFQPHVLTLHQQYIHLKTVDAIPLRSFFEFIDLIYSCACCLEGYEEIISREHTQVGVPSTIPAAFLSDLYTVQQFYHTEATSDISMIDLARKALNIREDAVKEGLLDPHHPNRANGFMNVGVAMAWEDPKGAIEMHDRALEIRLHAHSDYKDDQIHGLALNYLNVGRCWLLVDDLKTAASCFEKSLDIIKAREQKLRKQFTL; encoded by the exons ATGGACCCACTCTCGATCGTTGCTTCTTCCTTCACATTGGTTGGTGCTTTGGCCAAGCTCGGCGAGGCAGCAAACAGTGCATTCCACTGCGCTTCGGCCCTCAAGAAAGTCGACAAGCAATACACACAAACCGCTCAGGACTTACAGTCACTTGTTAATACCATCAAGCAGCTGGACAGTCTGAAAGAAGAGATCTCGGAAATCGACGATGCGCGCATCCAGTCTTTCAACATCGACCAAAAAGCGTTGGACGAGCATCTAGACTCAGCAAAAGAGCTCGAGAAGACCCTTCAGAAGCACCAAAAACACatgagagggtggaggaggagatggtcaGCTGTCAGGATCACCTTTGGTTCGGAACACATCAAGAGTGACCTCGATAGTTCGATAGATAGAGTAAGAAACCTGTTCGGATGCGTGTCTAGTCTACATGCAACCGTCCAGACCGCTCTTGCCTTGTCGACGAGAGAGATATGTGTCAGCACCACACAACAAGCCATTGCTCATCATGGTGTTACTGGGGAGAAGCTTAATCGAGTGAGCCTAGTCGTCGAGCACGCGGCCCACGAGGTTTCCGCTACAAGAGATAAAATCATGGAGATTCATGGCATGCAAAGACAACTCATCTTTGGCACATCATGTCGACCCATTGCGgaaaccaacaccaagccaAGGTCATTCATTGTGCCATATCCTCGCAACCCTTGCTTTGTTGGGAGAGAAGACCTGCTGTGCAAAATCAGTGCCTGTCTGACGCCACCCGACGAGGGCTCTTCAGGGCGCGCATTTTGTGTACACGGGCTTCCCGGGATTGGAAAAACCCATACAGCAATTGAGTTCGCATACCGGCAAAAGGATGACAGCAAATTCACTCACATCTTTTGGATCTCCGCCGACAGTGTCGAGAAGCTGGAACAGGGCTTGGTCGGCATCGCTCGTGATCTTGGTCTTGCGAATTCGACGGTTTTTGAGGATCGCGACAagttggtggggttggctCGCTCATGGCTGGAAAAACCGCATGATGCGTCCTGGCTCCTTATTCTGGACAATGTCGACAGCTCCCAGGTTCTGAACCCATATTGGTCTGCTTTTAACGAAGGCTCTGTCCTCATAACCAGCAGAGACATGATACAGGGGTTAGCTGCGGTCATAACCAGTCCAACTGATAGTGATTCCGTGGAAGCATTTTCACTTCCAGAGGGAGCCGAGTTCATCAGAAAACGCTTGTCGACTCGGCGTATCCAAGGTCTCAATGAAAACACGGCTGGAGACCTGGCGAGCAAGCTGGGACTGTATCCTCTGGTCTTGGACCAGATGGTCACAGTCATTGAATCCGAGCCGGAGCCTATGCCTCTGTCACAGATGCATGAGCTTCTCAAGATCGAATTTGGGGATGAACTGTTCCAGAATATCAAGCCAGACAGTCCCTGGTATCAGGACAGCGCTGGTGCAGCTATAGAAACTCACATCATGAACATGGACAAGCAATATCGGCTAGGCCTGGGGACGATTGCCTTTTTCGACCCTGATAATATTCCCGTGCAGTTATTGTTATCCAAAGACCGGAAAGTGGCATGCTTTGAAAATGAAGCAAAGCTTCGTGTTATTCTTTCTCGACTAAGAAAGTCTTCGTTTATCGGTACCGCCAACAAGGGCATCGGAGACGACTGCAAACGCATCAACATACATCGGCTCGTTCGAGATTGTGCACTCAGGATGTGTCCGGATCATCAGATGGCGTTCGAAAATGCAGTTCACCTTCTCCGTCAGGCCTTTCCCTTGCACCATTTCTCACGAGATCACATGGTGGAATACTGGGAGGTGTGTGAGAAGTTTCAGCCTCACGTCCTGACGCTGCATCAACAGTACATCCATTTGAAGACTGTTGATGCGATCCCCCTCCGATCATTCTTCGAGTTCATCGACCTGATCTACTCATGTGCCTG CTGTCTGGAGGGCTACGAGGAGATCATCTCGAGAGAACACACACAGGTGGGAGTTCCAAGCACCATCCCGGCGGCTTTCCTCTCCGACCTCTACACAGTTCAGCAGTTCTACCACACAGAAGCCACATCCGACATCAGCATGATTGACCTAGCTCGTAAAGCCTTGAACATTCGCGAGGATGCCGTCAAAGAGGGTCTCTTGgatccccatcatcccaaccGTGCCAACGGCTTTATGAATGTTGGAGTTGCTATGGCGTGGGAGGACCCCAAAGGGGCCATCGAGATGCATGATCGAGCCCTCGAGATTCGACTACATGCACACTCAGATTACAAAGATGACCAGATCCATGGCTTGGCGCTCAACTATCTCAACGTGGGAAGGTgctggctgttggtggatgaTCTGAAAACTGCGGCATCTTGTTTTGAGAAATCTCTGGACATCATAAAAGCTCGCGAGCAGAAATTAAGGAAGCAATTCACTTTGTAA
- a CDS encoding hypothetical protein (EggNog:ENOG503Q1WZ) — protein MDSTSILGDYVAPPIPTKCQQSTVEPLSQLTNQAETTSELESVRCYQASVFYMKPDRLYDKEKPYFMNVPIDPAWVPKIKQTNVSYTRKTIAVADVRGHERLFSLDKHGFRLEDIQTSLEYHDFANTDLVVTRYYQEVQVFLKQYTGATEILPFDFQVRRKDPTLPLGSRGAPGKAQPFGVVHADQTAAAAMRRLRLFHPDFAEKYAEKRFQIIK, from the exons ATGGACAGCACCTCCATTCTAGGCGATTACGTGGCACCACCAATCCCAACAAAATGCCAGCAAAGTACAGTTGAGCCATTGTCGCAGCTCACCAACCAAGCAGAAACAACATCCGAACTCGAGAGCGTCAGGTGTTACCAAGCGTCAGTGTTCTACATGAAACCAGACCGTCTCTACGACAAAGAGAAGCCCTACTTCATGAATGTGCCAATAGACCCGGCGTGGGTGCCGAAAATAAAGCAGACCAACGTCTCTTACACACGGAAGACAATCGCGGTTGCGGATGTTCGGGGGCACGAACGGTTGTTTTCGTTAGACAAGCATGGATTTCGTCTTGAAGATATCCAAACTTCATTGGAATATCATGACTTCGCCAACACTGATCTTGTTGTGACCCGGTATTACCAGGAGGTACAGGTGTTCCTCAAACAATACACTGGTGCGACCGAGATCCTTCCTTTCGACTTCCAAGTGCGTCGCAAGGACCCGACACTTCCGTTGGGTTCCCGTGGTGCTCCCGGAAAAGCTCAGCCATTTGGTGTTGTCCATGCAG ATCAGACCGCAGCTGCCGCAATGCGACGTCTAAGACTTTTCCACCCAGATTTCGCTGAGAAATATGCCGAAAAGCGTTTTCAAATCATCAAGTAA
- a CDS encoding hypothetical protein (EggNog:ENOG503NVR9; COG:J), producing MLLPQANLGPVGSGQIVEPCTVLFINETMSTASDIEATLHRFDVVDDVWSRDFANCIIIQTRFEKYGRAAVKTLKKMLSKVSGVEKIHVLNIQNLSDALPEGPYFLNHGRLHQAFRLYADVNGAFIVSTVPSDDHGTFRSLDCSAYGEQHPSALTIAVPSRLYFKRTKEKPYAGLRLAIKDNIDLKGLKTGASSRAYTSLYPPRKHSAEIVQRLLELGFVIVGKAKTTQFADSEWPTSDWVDYHAPFNPRGDGYLTTSGSSAGSAAAVASYPWLDFALGTDSLGSIRAPAAAQEIFGMRSSLGAASFQGIIPYSPQFDTVGGFARTAREFRVLAEALYGKPTQIETVENKKPTKILYPTDYWSLRHNLTQDVFNAAITKIESFLGMSRTEISLEKTWQQHRPSNITESLSDYMKHVFEWGANPDQWTGHFKDFLPEYEERFGKPPVLNPQLRFKVEYLPTVTPEQQAEALRRLKVYQDWFYKHVMPPADITGHSSTVMVLPWTDGIPDYRDRYRHGPQKFTGIGFFFYNIGTYAEAPEIIIPGKKTVLVEIPPFIGLLTLSQAGTTPYVSKYTGKTERLPAALGIVGAKGSDVSLAQLVSDIFDGATVQYPQERSQKPLSPRL from the exons ATGCTCCTGCCGCAGGCTAACCTGGGCCCTGTCGGAAGTGGCCAGATCGTTGAGCCATGTACCGTATTATTCATTAACGAGACAATGTCCACGGCCTCGGATATCGAAGCAACTTTACACAGGTTCGACGTGGTTGACGATGTCTGGTCTAGGGACTTTGCCAactgcatcatcatccaaaccAGGTTTGAGAAATATGGCAGGGCTGCGGTCAAAACACTCAAAAAGATGCTTTCAAAAGTGTCAGGTGTGGAGAAAATACATGTCTTGAACATCCAAAACCTATCAGATGCCCTGCCGGAAGGGCCATACTTCTTGAATCATGGCCGGCTACACCAAGCATTCCGACTTTATGCGGATGTAAACGGTGCTTTCATAGTTTCGACAGTTCCATCTGATGATCACGGGAC GTTTCGATCTCTTGATTGCTCTGCTTACGGCGAGCAACATCCTTCTGCCCTCACTATCGCCGTGCCTTCACGCCTCTACTTCAAACGTACCAAGGAGAAACCCTACGCTGGTTTACGCCTGGCAATCAAGGACAACATTGACCTAAAAGGACTCAAAACAGGGGCTTCGTCGCGAGCATATACGTCCCTTTATCCACCGCGAAAACATAGCGCTGAAATCGTACAACGgcttcttgaacttgggTTTGTCATTGTCGGCAAGGCAAAAACCACGCAGTTTGCAGATAGCGAATGGCCCACCAGCGACTGGGTGGATTACCATGCCCCTTTCAACCCGAGAGGAGACGGTTACCTTACAACTAGTGGGAGCAGCGCCGGCAGTGCTGCAGCGGTAGCTAGTTATCCATGGCTAGACTTTGCTCTTGGGACTGACT CATTAGGAAGCATTCGAGCACCGGCAGCTGCTCAAGAAATATTCGGAATGCGATCTTCACTTGGGGCGGCTAGCTTCCAAGGTATCATACCGTACAGCCC CCAGTTTGACACGGTCGGCGGATTTGCCAGAACCGCTCGAGAGTTTAGGGTGCTTGCTGAGGCCCTGTATGGCAAACCCACCCAGATTGAAACTGTGGAAAACAAA AAGCCAACCAAGATACTCTACCCAACTGATTACTGGTCACTGCGACACAACCTAACTCAAGATGTATTCAACGCCGCTATCACCAAAATCGAAAGCTTTTTGGGCATGAGCCGGACAGAGATCAGCCTTGAGAAGACATGGCAGCAACATCGTCCTTCCAACATCACCGAATCTCTCAGCGACTACATGAAACACGTTTTCGAATGGGGCGCAAACCCAGACCAGTGGACAGGCCATTTCAAAGACTTCTTACCAGAATACGAGGAACGTTTCGGGAAGCCACCGGTATTGAATCCTCAACTACGTTTCAAGGT GGAGTACTTACCCACAGTGACACCCGAACAACAAGCCGAAGCCCTTCGGCGTCTCAAGGTCTATCAGGACTGGTTTTATAAGCACGTGATGCCACCAGCCGATATAACCGGACACTCCAGCACGGTTATGGTGCTTCCCTGGACAGATGGAATACCAGACTACCGCGACAGATATCGTCATGGACCTCAGAAGTTCACAGGCATCGGGTTCTTTTTTTACAATATTGGTACCTATGCGGAGGCGCCAGAGATTATTATCCCAGGTAAGAAAACGGTATTGGTAGAGATCCCCCCTTTCATCGGCTTACTGACTTTATCTCAAGCTGGCACAACACCATACGTGTCAAAGTACACTGGAAAAACCGAGAGACTGCCTGCAGCTTTGGGGATTGTAGGCGCAAAGGGAAGTGATGTCTCTCTTGCTCAACTGGTTAGCGACATATTCGACGGAGCCACAGTGCAATATCCCCAAGAAAGGTCGCAAAAGCCGTTATCGCCGCGTTTATGA
- a CDS encoding hypothetical protein (CAZy:AA9; COG:G; EggNog:ENOG503NX9J) yields MKVLATLLASVGLVAAHGYVDNATIGGQYYQFYQPYMDPYMGNNKPQRVSRSIPGNGPVENVDSIDVQCNAGSAPAPLHAPAAAGSTVTLHWTLWPDSHMGPVITYMARCPDSGCQNWSPGTSAVWFKIKQGGREGTSNNWAATPLMKSPATYQYTIPSCIRPGYYLVRHEIIALHAAWAYPGAQFYPGCHQLQVTGGGSTNPTNLVSFPGAYKSTDPGVTYDAYKAQAYTIPGPAVFTC; encoded by the exons ATGAAGGTTCTCGCTACTCTTCTCGCCTCAGTCGGCTTGGTAGCCGCCCACGGCTATGTTGACAATGCCACCATTGGCGGCCAATACTACCAA TTCTATCAGCCTTATATGGACCCCTACAtgggcaacaacaagccCCAGAGAGTCTCTCGCTCCATCCCCGGCAACGGTCCCGTCGAGAATGTCGACTCCATCGATGTCCAGTGCAATGCTGGCTCTGCTCCCGCTCCTCTTCACGCCCCTGCCGCTGCTGGTTCAACTGTGACCCTTCACTGGACTCTCTGGCCTGACTCCCACATGGGCCCCGTCATCACCTACATGGCTCGTTGCCCCGATAGCGGTTGCCAGAACTGGTCTCCTGGTACCTC GGCTGTCTGGTTCAAAATCAAGCAAGGTGGCCGTGAGGGCACCTCCAACAACTGGGCTGCCACCCCTCTCATGAAGAGCCCCGCCACTTACCAGTACACCATTCCCTCTTGCATTCGTCCCGGCTACTACCTTGTCCGCCACGAGATCATTGCCCTCCATGCTGCTTGGGCCTATCCCGGTGCTCAATTCTACCCCGGTTGCCATCAGCTACAGGTTACTGGTGGCGGTTCtaccaaccccaccaactTGGTCTCCTTCCCTGGCGCCTACAAGAGCACCGACCCCGGTGTCACCTATGATGCTTACAAGG CTCAAGCCTATACCATTCCCGGACCTGCCGTCTTCACCTGCTAA
- a CDS encoding hypothetical protein (EggNog:ENOG503NX2I; COG:S) produces the protein MTAEQQIPKIKLVRIAHVYYTHADLDKAREFLADFGFTVADDRGDTVYFKGYGTEPFVYCATKGAENEFGGAGFVVESLEDLELASKTLPKATPVHDSDAPGGGKRVTFRDPVDDFPFHLVYGQTPVEKSAHLPELEYNFPENKHRPVNKTQRFKKAPAAVHKLGHVGCCVTNFAKAFEFYTTRFNLKPSDIIHEPNGKDVSTFLHLDRGMEQVDHHTWFFFEGPKYHVHHSSFEVHDFDIQSLGHQWLRDKGYDLVWGVGRHVLGSQIFDYW, from the exons atgaCGGCCGAGCAGCAGATTCCCAAGATCAAGCTTGTGCGTATTGCACATGTGTACTACACCCATGCCGATCTGGACAAGGCACGCGAGTTTTTGGCCGACTTCGGGTTCACGGTAGCCGACGACAGGGGTGATACAGTATACTTCAAGGGCTATGGGACCGAGCCTTTTGTATACTGTGCCACCAAGGGCGCCGAAAATGagtttggtggtgctggattCGTTGTCGAGTCcctggaggacttggagcTCGCCTCCAAGACTCTTCCCAAGGCGACCCCAGTCCACGATTCCGATGCGCCCGGTGGCGGCAAGCGCGTAACCTTCAGAGACCCTGTCGATGacttccccttccacctGGTGTATGGGCAAACCCCCGTCGAAAAGTCAGCGCACCTGCCCGAGCTGGAGTACAACTTCCCTGAGAACAAGCATCGGCCCGTCAACAAGACACAACGGTTCAAGAAGGCACCAGCGGCCGTTCACAAGTTGGGCCATGTTGGGTGTTGCGTGACCAACTTTGCCAAGGCGTTCGAGTTCTACACCACTCGGTTCAACCTCAAGCCGAGCGACATCATCCACGAGCCCAACGGGAAGGACGTCTCTACTTTCCTTCATTTGGACAGAGGGATGGAACAGGTCGATCATCACACTTGGTTCTTCTTTGAAG GGCCCAAATACCACGTCCACCACTCGAGCTTCGAGGTACACGATTTCGATATTCAGTCGTTGGGCCACCAATGGCTTCGGGATAAGGGCTACGACTTGGTGTGGGGTGTTGGCAGACATGTGCTTGGGTCGCAGATTTTCGATTACTGGTGA
- a CDS encoding hypothetical protein (COG:C; COG:H; EggNog:ENOG503NXHH) has protein sequence MADEIIKTDLLIVGAGPAGAALACFLSSYGRKGIIISAASGTAHTPRAHITNMAALECLRDIGLDRQCIDAGAAGNHMVHTRWCHSMAGDEYARLYSWGNDPKRKGDYDAASPCDHVDLPQTELEPILTRRAIHTGWTLRFDTSFVSFTRPEPDVIISEVKDNLSGKTYKIQSRFLFGCDGARSQVIRELKIPLIKKPGQGLALNVLLKADLSHLVKNRTGNLHWVFQPEKEHPAWGWACIVRMVRPWDEWMFIFLPPPGADVKGDDMIASNEEYIARVKQFIGDESVDVEIKDVSKWMINETVAEYYSDGNIFCLGDAVHRHPPFNGLGSNTCIQDAFNLAWKLDYVMSRRAGPSLLDTYSTERQPVGVDIITRANQGLRDHALWMKSIGMLEPNLEKRKAILAEFEDKGEVGRKRRQEFQAGIENTGTEFHGLGIEMNQQYRSNAVYHGDEPEAPALPEDAVRERLISSYPGMRLPHAWLNTRKPGKQFSTIDLAGHGRFCLLTGPGGHKWKEAAANASKAVGVDIVSYSIGWKEDYEDVYFDWAKRREVEEDGCVLVRPDRFVAWRSKSMISNPQEKLEKVLRKVLCL, from the exons ATGGCCGACGAGATCATCAAGACCGACCTCCTCATTGTTGGAGCAGGCCCTGCGGGTGCTGCTCTGGCATGCTTCCTCTCATCCTATGGGCGCAAAGGAATCATCATTTCGGCCGCTTCTGGCACGGCGCATACGCCCAGAGCTCATATCACCAACATGGCTGCCCTGGAATGTCTGAGAGACATTGGACTGGACCGGCAATGCATCGATGCAGGCGCTGCGGGGAACCATATGGTGCACACAAGATGGTGCCATTCCATGGCCGGCGATGAATACGCCAGGCTCTATTCTTGGGGCAACGATCCGAAACGCAAG GGTGACTATGATGCGGCAAGCCCTTGTGACCACGTCGACCTTCCTCAGACCGAACTCGAACCAATTCTCACGCGGAGAGCAATCCATACTGGCTGGACCTTGCGATTCGACACCTCCTTTGTGTCGTTCACGCGTCCTGAGCCGGACGTTATCATCAGCGAAGTCAAAGACAACCTTTCTGGCAAAACGTATAAGATCCAGTCACGCTTTCTGTTTGGTTGCGACGGCGCCCGCAGCCAAGTCATCCGCGAGCTCAAGATTCCCCTCATCAAAAAACCTGGGCAAGGATTGGCACTCAACGTGCTCCTGAAGGCCGATCTTTCACATCTCGTCAAGAACCGAACCGGAAACCTACACTGGGTCTTCCAACCGGAGAAGGAACATCcagcttggggttgggccTGCATTGTCCGAATGGTTCGGCCGTGGGACGAATGGATGTTTAtctttctcccaccccccggtGCCGATGTCAAGGGTGACGACATGATTGCTTCGAACGAAGAATACATTGCCCGGGTCAAACAGTTCATCGGGGACGAGTCGGTTGATGTCGAGATCAAGGACGTGAGCAAATGGATGATCAATGAGACGGTTGCGGAGTATTATTCAGATGGAAACATCTTTTGCTTGGGCGATGCTGTCCACCGCCATCCACCATTCAACGGTCTGGGATCCAACACTTGCATCCAGGATGCTTTCAACCTGGCATGGAAGCTTGATTACGTCATGTCTCGCCGTGCAGGTCCCAGCCTCCTGGATACCTACAGCACCGAGCGTCAACCGGTCGGTGTAGATATCATCACCCGGGCCAACCAAGGTCTTCGCGACCATGCATTGTGGATGAAGTCTATCGGCATGTTGGAACCCAatttggagaagaggaaagcTATTCTGGCTGAGTTTGAGGACAAGGGCGAAGTTGGCAGGAAGAGGCGACAAGAGTTCCAAGCGGGTATCGAGAACACGGGCACCGAATTCCATGGGTTGGGCATCGAGATGAATCAACAGTATCGGTCGAATGCCGTGTATCATGGGGATGAGCCAGAGGCTCCGGCTCTGCCTGAGGACGCTGTGCGTGAACGTCTCATCTCCAGCTACCCAGGCATGAGGTTACCCCACGCCTGGTTGAACACACGGAAGCCAGGCAAGCAGTTCTCGACTATTGATCTTGCCGGCCATGGGAGGTTCTGTCTTCTCACTGGGCCTGGTGGCCACAAGTGGAAGGAAGCTGCGGCCAACGCCAGCAAGGCCGTGGGGGTGGATATTGTGAGTTACTCGATTGGCTGGAAGGAGGACTATGAGGATGTCTATTTTGACTGGGCGAAGCgcagggaggtggaggaggacgggtGTGTATTGGTTCGCCCAGATAGGTTCGTTGCTTGGCGGTCAAAGTCCATGATTTCGAACCCGCAGGAAAAGCTGGAAAAGGTCTTGCGGAAAGTCTTGTGTCTTTAA
- a CDS encoding hypothetical protein (EggNog:ENOG503NUFV; COG:Q), whose protein sequence is MGVLLLAGGAALALSILYILLFTGKRDPRLPPGPPTLPLIGNLHQIPTKRTHLQFAQWAKEYGEIYSLKFGPGTSIVISSPRLIKQLVDKKSQLYSRRPPSHVADLIAQGDHLLLMQYSDRWRTCRKLVHQYFMEGMVAKQHVKVVNAEAVQMLHDFVTEPKGHMKHPKRFSNSIIMSLIYGTRTPSIKTEHMVRLYSLMENWSKVMEAGNTPPVDIFPFLKLMPEGLLGNWRSRAKNVGKEMTELYSEWVEKGIQRHRDLGGRDCFLDKVLDQGLEKLDLDKHGLYFLCGTVMEGGSDTTSSLIIAFIHAMTKWPEVLKKAQEQIDAVVGEDRTPTWEDYEKLPYIAACVKEAHRWRPVTPLAFPHSLAEDDWVDGMYLPKGSDIFINAFGMHMDEKRFPNPDVFNPDNYEGYTALASELAGGDYNNRDHYGYGSGRRICPGIHLAERNLFLAVAKLVWAFNIGPGLDASGREIPPDVSHETGYCSGFLVCAEDFPATITLRSEARKATILREYAAARAEVFSQYELPKE, encoded by the coding sequence ATgggcgtcctcctcctcgccggcggcgccgccctcgccctctccatcctctacatcctcctcttcaccggCAAACGGGACCCACGTCTCCCACCCggccccccaaccctccccctaaTCGGCAACCTCCATCAGATACCCACCAAGCGCACCCACCTCCAATTTGCCCAATGGGCCAAAGAATACGGCGAGATCTACTCCCTCAAGTTCGGCCCCGGAACCTCCATCGTCatttcttctcctcgccTGATCAAACAGCTCGTCGACAAAAAGTCGCAGCTCTACTCCCGCCGCCCGCCCAGCCATGTAGCCGACCTCATCGCCCAGGGTGATCACCTCTTACTCATGCAGTACTCCGACCGCTGGAGGACATGCCGCAAGCTAGTCCACCAGTACTTCATGGAGGGCATGGTAGCGAAGCAGCACGTCAAAGTTGTCAACGCGGAGGCGGTGCAGATGCTGCATGATTTTGTTACGGAGCCGAAAGGGCATATGAAGCATCCAAAGAGGTTCAGCAACAGTATCATCATGAGTTTGATCTACGGGACGAGGACGCCAAGTATCAAGACGGAGCATATGGTTCGGTTGTATAGTCTTATGGAGAACTGGAGCAAGGTTATGGAGGCGGGGAATACACCACCCGTGGACATCTTTCCTTTCCTGAAGCTGATGCCGGAGGGTTTGCTGGGGAATTGGAGGTCGAGGGCGAAGAATGTGGGCAAGGAGATGACAGAGTTGTATTCGGAGtgggtggagaaggggattCAACGGCATAGGGATCTGGGAGGGCGGGATTGTTTTCTGGACAAGGTTTTGGAtcaggggttggagaagctggattTGGACAAGCATGGGTTGTACTTTTTGTGCGggacggtgatggagggggggtcgGATACGACGAGCTCGTTGATTATTGCTTTTATTCATGCCATGACCAAGTGGCCGGAGGTGCTCAAGAAGGCGCAGGAGCAGATTGAtgctgtggttggggaggacaGGACGCCGACTTGGGAGGATTATGAGAAGCTGCCGTACATTGCGGCCTGTGTGAAGGAGGCGCATCGGTGGAGGCCGGTGACGCCGTTGGCGTTCCCTCATTCGTTGGCGGAGGATGATTGGGTTGATGGGATGTACTTGCCCAAGGGGAGTGATATCTTTATCAATGCTTTTGGGATGCATATGGATGAGAAGAGGTTTCCCAACCCGGATGTGTTCAACCCAGATAACTACGAGGGGTACACGGCGTTGGCGTCGGAGTTGGCTGGCGGTGATTACAACAACCGGGATCATTATGGGTATggcagtgggaggaggatttgccCTGGTATTCACTTGGCCGAGAGGAACTTGTTTTTGGCGGTTGCCAAGTTGGTGTGGGCTTTTAACATTGGGCCTGGGCTGGATGCTTCCGGGAGGGAGATCCCACCAGATGTCAGCCATGAAACTGGATACTGCTCAGGTTTCTTGGTGTGCGCGGAGGACTTTCCAGCTACTATCACACTGAGATCAGAGGCACGAAAGGCAACGATTCTGAGAGAGTATGCTGCTGCCAGGGCAGAGGTGTTCTCTCAGTACGAGCTACCGAAGGAGTAG
- a CDS encoding hypothetical protein (COG:Q; EggNog:ENOG503P3R3): MSFRVQKAAAASFQRLVRFVNAQGSTNFGDLKTRPTGVSLAGAEVEVLEGDVGNGFRGTGKIDKIQKLLCPLPQVHAIMCIGLNYQKHATEANLRVAPYPVLFTKPADALAGPNEDIPVHPDAQSMLDYEGELTVVVGKDAKNVPETDALKYVLGYTVGNDISARYFQLPETSGGQFCYAKSFDKFCPIGPCIVSPSLIPDPQKLQLVTKVNGQVRQQTETSDMIFSVAKIISHLSRGRTLRRGTVIQTGTPSGVGLFMEPKGFLKNGDVVEVSIDGLGSISNKMVFE; this comes from the exons ATGTCTTTCCGTGTTCAGAAGGCAGCAGCCGCATCATTTCAACGGCTTGTGAGGTTTGTCAACGCCCAGGGGTCCACCAATTTTGGTGACCTGAAGACCAGACCAACCGGCGTCAGTCTCGCCGGCGCGGAGGTTGAAGTCCtcgagggtgatgttggcaatGGTTTCCGTGGCACTGGGAAAATAGACAAGATCCAGAAG CTTCTGTGCCCTTTGCCCCAAGTACATGCGATTATGTGCATTGGACTCAACTATCAGAAGCACGCCACTGAAGCCAAT CTACGAGTTGCCCCGTATCCTGTTCTCTTCACCAAACCAGCCGATGCTCTTGCTGGGCCTAATGAGGACATACCAGTCCACCCTGACGCTCAAAGCATGCTCGACTACGAGGGTGAGTTGACAGTGGTCGTCGGGAAAGACGCAAAGAATGTTCCCGAGACAGACGCCCTGAAATACGTACTTGGATACACGGTTGGCAACGACATCTCAGCGCGCTACTTCCAGCTGCCAGAGACATCAGGTGGCCAGTTTTGTTATGCCAAATCCTTCGACAAGTTTTGCCCCATTGGGCCTTGTATCGTGTCCCCTAGCCTGATTCCAGACCCGCAAAAGCTCCAGCTTGTCACCAAGGTCAATGGGCAGGTGAGGCAGCAGACCGAGACGTCGGACATGATTTTTTCGGTGGCCAAGATTATCTCTCACCTCAGCCGTGGAAGGACACTGCGGAGGGGAACGGTTATTCAAACCGGGACCCCGAGTGGAGTCGGTCTGTTCATGGAGCCCAAAGGGTTCTTGAAGAATGGGGACGTGGTTGAGGTGTCaattgatgggttggggtcgATTAGCAACAAAATGGTGTTTGAGTGA